GATCGCGCCATCCAGGCCGCCGAGAAGGCCATCGCCAACCCGCTGCTCGACGAAATCAGCCTCAAGGGCGCCAAGGGCGTGCTCATCAACATCACCGGTGGCCACGACCTCACCCTGTTCGAGCTTGACGAGGCGGCCAACCGCATCCGCGAGGAAGTGGACGCAGACGCCAACATCATCGTGGGCTCGACCCTTGACGACACGATGGAAGGCCGCATGCGGGTTTCGGTCGTCGCGACCGGCATCGACGCTTCGGGCTCGCAGGGTGAAATGCCCGTGCCGCGCCGTCCGCTGTCGCAGCCGCTCGCCCAGCCGGAAGAACAGCCCGTTGCCGCCGCCCCGGCGCCGCAGCAGCCCGTCGCCCCGCAGCCGGTGGCCGCACAGGCCGCGCCGCAGCACGCTCCGGTGGCAACCCAGCAAACCTACGAAGAAGACGAACCGTCGCTCTTCGGCGAGATGGGGGGTGCCCAGCAGGAGGTGGCCGAGACCGATGACGGTCTGCCGCCGCCCGCCTACCGCCCGCAGCCGGTCCAGCGCCAGCCCGACCACGCGCCTCTCGACGTCGCGCCCGACAGCTTCGTGGCGCCGCGCGCCCCGGGTCAGCCTTCGGCCGACACGATGAAGCGCCTGCACGCCGCGGCGGCCCGCAACAACCGCCAGGGCCAGCCCGCCGGGGCGCGTCCGCAGCAGGCCGAACCGCAGCGCGCGCCGGAAGCCGAGAAGCCCCGCTTCGGGATCAACTCGCTGATCAACCGCATGACTGGCCACCACGCCCACGAACAGCAGGCCCAGCCCGCTGCGCCGGCAGCGCCTCAACCGCAGCCGCAGGCCCGCCGCCAGCCGCCGATGCAGGCCCAGCGTCCGGCGCCCGCCCCGGCCCCGGAAGAGGCGCCCGAGCAGGACCGGATCGAGATCCCGGCCTTCCTGCGCCGCCAGGCAAACTGACATATTTCACCCGCGCGGGCTCGCGCGGGTGCACGATCTGCGCAAGGCGCGTCGGAACACCCTCTCGGAAGAGAGGGTGTTTTTCGTTGTAAACCAAGTATTTGGCGGAGGTTCGCGAAGGTCCGGCGTGCATCCGCCCATTAGGAAACCCGCATGTTTCACTTCGTTGCAATACTTGATTTGAGAACTTGTCCCCCTGTGAGTATCTCCCTCCCAGCAAAGGTGCGCGCCGCTGGGGAGGGGGCGCTCCAGACAAAGGTGACCAAAGTGCAAACGACGATCCGCAGTGCAGTGAGCTTCCAGGGCGTGGGCCTTCATTCCGGCGCGCCTGTCCGGATGACCATTTGCCCGGCCGCCGCCGAGCACGGCATCTGGTTCAAGCGCACGGACATCGAAATCGGCGACGCCCTCGTCCCCGCCCGCTTCGACGCGGTCGAGATCTCGCCGCTCTGCACCCTCATCAAGAACCGCGCCGGCGTCTCGGTGTCGACCATCGAACACGTGATGGCCGCGCTCGCCGGTTGCGGCATCCACAACGCGCTGATCGAGATCGACGGTCCCGAGGTTCCGATCGTCGACGGCTCCGCCGCACCCTTCGTTCGCGCGATCCTCGCGCGCGGCGTGCGCGAATTGCGTGCTCCGGTCCGCGCCATCGAGATTCTCAAGACCGTCGAGGTCGAGACCCCAGGTGGCTGGGCGCGCCTGTCTCCGGGACAGGGCACCACGATGGAGTTCCACATCGATTTCGCCGACGCCGCGATCGGCACCCAGGACAAGGCGATCAACCTCGCCAACGGCAGCTTCGTGCGTGAGCTCTGCGACAGCCGCACCTTCTGCCGCCAGGCCGATGTCGACGCGATGCAGGCCAATGGACTGGCGCTCGGCGGCACCTACGAGAACGCCGTCGTGGTCGATGGCGACAAGGTCCTTTCGCCGGGTGGCCTGCGCCACACCGACGAGGCCGTGCGCCACAAGATGCTCGACGCCCTTGGCGATCTCTACACCGCTGGCGCGCCGATCATCGGCCATTATACCGGCTTCAAGGCTGGCCACGCGATCACCAACAAGCTGCTGCATGCGCTCTTCTCGACAGACGGTGCTTACCGGCTGACAGTGTGCGATGCGCAGATGTCCGCGCGCCTTCCAGGCGCCGGTGTCGAACGCGACGAGATCCCCGCGGTTGCCTGACAGCGGCGGCGTGCTCAAATCGCCGTTAAGGCGTTTTGCCCCGGAAATTTCTGTGCTAGGACCGAGCCAAGGCCCCGGAGGGGGCTTGGCAAGGAATGTGAGGTAAGTCGGGCATGGCAGGCGGCAGGTCGCGAAATGCGGTGATCGGGGCGGCTTTCTCCGCGATTCTCCTGGTAGGCTGCTCGGCTCAAGAGCAGCCCGGAACCGGCCCTGGCGGGGTTCCGATCGAGAACTACACCGCCGAGCAGATTTTCGAACGCGGCGAGTTCGAGATGGAGCGTAGCGACGCCGAGCGCGCTGCGTACTACTTCGGCGAAGTCGAGCGGCTCTATCCCTATTCGGACTGGGCCAAGCGGGCGCTGATCATGCAGGCCTACAGCTACCACCGGGCCAAGGATTATGAAAATTCCCGCTCGGCGGCACAGCGCTACATCGACTTCTATCCCAGCGACGAGGATGCCGCCTATGCGCAGTATCTTCTGGCGCTGTCCTATTACGACCAGATCGAGGAAGTCGGTCGCGACCAGGGGCTGACCTTCCAGGCGCTGCAGGCGCTGCGCACGGTGATCGAGCGCTATCCCGACAGCGAATACGCGCGCAGCTCGATCCTGAAGTTCGACCTCGCCTTCGACCACCTCGCGGCGAAGGAGATGGAGATCGGGCGCTACTATCTCAAGCGCGAGAATTACGGTGCCGCGATCAGCCGCTTCCGCGTCGTGGTCGAGGATTTCCAGACCACCACCCACACCGCCGAGGCGCTGCACCGGCTGGTCGAGGCTTATCTTTCGCTGGGGCTGGTTGAAGAGGCGCAGAGTGCCGGGGCGATCCTTGGATACAACTACCGAGGCACGCAATGGTACCAGGACAGCTACAAGCTGCTGACCGGTCGCGGGCTGGAACTTGAGGCCGCCGGCGACAGCTGGCTGGCACAGGTGTACCGCCAGATGATCAAGGGCCAGTGGATCTGAGGGAGAGCGGCTCGACCGCCTGAATGGATGCTCCGAGCGCTTGAAATCCGAGATCTGCTGATCATCGACCGGCTGGACCTGAACTTCCAGCCGGGCCTCAACGTGCTCACCGGCGAGACCGGGGCAGGCAAATCCATCCTTCTCGACAGCCTCGGCTTCGTGCTTGGCTGGCGCGGTCGTGCCGAGTTGGTGCGTGCCGGTGCCGCGCAGGGCGAGGTGACCGCCGTCTTCGAGCTGTCTCCCGGCCATGCCGCCCGCGCGGTGCTGAACGAGGTCGGGCTGCCGGTCTCGGACGAGCTGATTCTGCGCCGGGTGAACAGCGCCGACGGTCGCAAGACCGCCTGGATCAACGACCGCCGCGCCAGCGGCGAGGTATTGCGGCGCCTGTCCGAAACGCTGGTGGAACTGCACGGCCAGCACGACGACCGCGGCTTGCTGAACCCTTCGGGGCACCGCGACATCCTTGACACCTATGCCGCGGTGACCGCCGAGCTCGCCGCCGCCCGCGCGGCCTGGGCCGAGCAGCGCAGCGCCCGCAAGCGGCTTTCGGAGGCCGAGGCGGCGCTCGAAGCGGTGCGCGCCGAGGAGGACTTCCTGCGCCACGCCGTGGCCGAGCTCGACAAGCTCGCGCCCGAGGCCGGGGAAGAGGCCGAGCTGGACGCGCGCCGTCGCATGATGCAGGCCGCCGAGCGCATCCGCGCAGACATCGCCCGTGCCGGCCACGCGCTCGGCAGCGACGGGGCAGAAGGCGCCATGGCCGATGCGCTGCGCTGGCTCGACGGGGCTTCCGAGGGCGCGGAGGGGCGACTCGACGCGGCAATCTCGGCGCTGACCCGTGCCATGGCCGAACTCGACGAGGCCGCGCGCGAAGTGGAAGACACGCTCGAGGCGCTCGACTTCGATCCGCGCGCGCTGGAGGACACCGAGGAGCGGCTCTTCGCCATCCGCGGCCTTGCCCGCAAGCACAACGTGCTGCCCGACGAGCTGGCCCCGCTGCGCGAGACGCTCTCGGCACGGCTGTCGGCGCTGGACAATTCCGCCGAGGAGCTGGACACGCTTGGCGCCGAGTTGCGCCGGACAGAGAAAGCCTATGACGCCGCTGCCGCCGCGCTGACCGAGGCCCGGCGCGAGGCCGCTGGCCGGCTCGACGCCGCCGTGGCCGCGGAGCTGGCGCCGCTCAAGATGGAGCGCGCGGTCTTCCGCACCGAGATCATCGAGGCCTCCGAGGGCCCAGAGGGGCGCGATGCCGTGGCCTTCACCGTCGCCACCAACCCGGGCGCGCCCTCCGGCCCGCTCAACAAGATCGCCTCGGGCGGCGAGCTGTCTCGCTTCCTCTTGGCGCTCAAGGTGTGCCTCTCGGAGGAGCAGGGCGGCGAGGTCACGATGATCTTCGACGAGATTGACCGGGGCGTCGGTGGCGCCACCGCCGCCGCCGTGGGCCGCCGTCTCGCGGCGCTGGCCGAAGGTGGGCAGGTGCTGGTCGTCACCCACTCGCCGCAGGTCGCCGCGCTCGGCGCGCATCACTGGCGCGTGGCGAAACGGGTGGAGAACGACGTCACCCTGTCGTCGGTCACCCCGCTGGGCGCAGGCGAGCGCGAGGACGAGATCGCGCGGATGCTCGCGGGGGACACGGTCACCCCCGAGGCGCGGGCGGCGGCGCGGGCGCTTCTGGTCGGCTGAGGCGCGGGCGTCCCACGGGATTTTGCGTATCTGGAAATCGAAGAAGGGACGGGCGCGGCGCGCCGTCCCAATCGTTTTTGGTGCACTTCGCCTCTTTCCAAATACGCATAAGCTTCCACCTGCCACGCGCGCGGCGCCGGGGGAGAGGCACCGGCAATGAAAAAGGCCCGCCCGGAGCGTTCCGGGCGGGCCTTTCGGTTTCGCTGCCTCGAGGCGTCAGCCGAGCTCTGCGAGCCGTGCCAGCGCGTCGCGGAGCTTTGCCTCTTCCTCCTCGCGCGCGGCGAGGTTGTCGCGGGTCTCCTGCACCACCTCTTCCGGCGCGCTCTCGGCGAACTTGGGGTTCTTCAGCCGGCCGCGCAGGCCGCCGAGTTCCTTGGCGAGCTTCTGCAGCGCCTTCTCGAGCCGGGCCTTTTCCTCCTCGACATCGATGATCCCCGCCAGCGGCAAACCAAAGGTGCCGCCGCTCAGTGCCAGGGCCGCGGTGCCCTTGGGCATCTCCTCGACCTCGGTCAGGTCCTCGATCCGCGCGTAGCGCTTCACGAAGGCCTCGTTGGTGGCATAGGCGGCGCGGGCCTCCGGCGTCAGCCCCTTGACCACGCAGGGCACGTAGGCGCCGGCGGGCACGTGCATCTGCGCGCGCGCCGAACGGATCGCCTCGATCATGCGGATCACCCAGTTGAGCTCGGCGTCGGCCTGCGCGTCGACCATCTCGGCCGCGGTGTACTCCGGCCAGTCGGCGTGGATCAGCATCTTCGGCCGCGCGCGCTGCGCCCAGAGCTCTTCGGTGACGAAGGGCATGATCGGGTGCAGCAGGATCAGGCACTGGTCGAAGGCCCAGGCGTAGGTGGCGCGGGTCTCGGCCTTGGCGGCCTCGTCCTCGCCGTGGAACACCGGCTTGGTGAACTCGAGGTACCAGTCGCAGAAGGTGCCCCAGACAAAGGCGTAGAGTGCCTGAGCCGCGTCGTTGAAGCGGTAGTCGGCCAGCGCCGCGTCCACCGCCTCGCGGGTCTTGGCGACCTCGCCCTTGATCCAGCGGTTGAGGGGCAGGGTGGTCTCGGGCACCGCATCGCTGTGGGCCAGCTCGAAGACGCCGTTCATCTGCGCGTAGGAGGCGGCGTTCCACAGCTTGGTGCCGAAGTTGCGGTAGCCGGCGATGCGCTGCATGTCGAGCTTCAGCACCCCACCGAGCGAGGCCATCGCGGCATTGGTGAAGCGCAGCGCGTCGGCACCGTACTCGTCGATGATCTCCAGCGGGTCGACGACATTGCCGAGCGATTTGGACATCTTCTTGCCCTTGGCGTCGCGCACGAGGCCATGCAGGTAGACGTCCTTGAAGGGGATCTCGTCCACCACGGCGAGCTGCATCATCATCATCCGGGCGACCCAGAAGAAGAGGATGTCCTGCCCGGTGACCAGAACGTCGGTCGGGAAGTACTTCTTCAGCTCCGGCGTCTGTTCGGGCCAGCCGAGCGTGCCGATCGGCCAGAGACCCGACGAGAACCAGGTGTCCAGAACGTCGGGATCGCGGAACACCGGGATCGCCTGCGGCCGGCGGCGCTGGTCGACGCCGGTGTAATCCATGCCCTGCGACAGCAAGTCGGCAAGGTGATCCTCGGCGGCGGCGGCATCCTCGACGATCAGGAACTCGGCATCCTCGCCAAAGACCGCCTTCATCTTCTCGATCGCCTCATCTTCCGAGGCGGCGCAGAACGAGCGCCATTCGTCGCCCATGCCCGGGGTGTGCCAGACCGGGATCTGGTGGCCCCACCACAGCTGGCGCGAGATGCACCAGGGCTCGATGTTCTCGAGCCAGTGGTAATAGGTCTTCTCGCCGCTCTCGGGCATGATCCGCACGCGGCCCTCGCGCACGGCGTCGAGCGCCGGGCCGACGATTTGCGCGGTGTCGACGAACCACTGGTCGGTGAGCATCGGCTCGATCACCACCTTCGAGCGGTCGCCGAAGGGTTGCATGATCGGCTTGGACTCGACCAGCGGCACCCATTGTGCGGGCTCGTCCAGCGCCTCGCCGCCTTCCTCGGGCGCGACCGGAGCCTTGCCCGCGGCCTTTCCGAGGCGCGGGTCGGTCGCTTCGGTCATCACCGCGAGACCCTCGGCGGTGATCTCGGCGATCACCGCTTCGCGCGCCGCGAAACGGTCGAGGCCGCGCAGGTGGTCGGGAACGAGGTTCAGCTTGTCCGCCTCGTGCTCGTCGAGGTCCAGCTCGCCGCGGGCGACCTGCTGGGCGATCTCGGCGGCCTCGGCGTAAGGGTGTCCGTCCTCGCGCATGGCCCCGCGGGTGTCCATCAGCCGGTAGCAGGGGATGCCGCCGCGCTTGGCCACGCCGTAGTCGTTGAAGTCATGCGCGCCGGTGATCTTCACCGCGCCCGAGCCGAAGGTGGGATCGGGGTATTCGTCCACGATGATCGGGATCAGGCGGCGGTGCTCTTTCGGACCCACCGGGATTTCGCAGAGCTTGCCGACGATGGGCGCATAGCGCTCATCCGAGGGGTGCACCGCGACCGCGCCGTCGCCGAGCATGGTCTCGGGGCGGGTGGTGGCGATGGAGATGTAGTCCCGCTCCTCGGAGAAGAGCACGTTGCCGTCCTCGTCCTTCTCGACGTAGGTGTAGGTCTCGCCGCCCGCGAGCGGGTACTTGAAGTGCCACATGTGGCCCGGCACCTCGATGTTCTCGACCTCGAGGTCGGAGATCGCGGTCTCGAAATGCGGGTCCCAGTTCACCAGACGCTTGCCGCGGTAGATCAGGCCCTTGTCGTACATGTCGACGAAGACCTTTATCACCGCGTCGTGGAAGTTCCCTTCCTCGCCCGCCGGCGCGCCCTCGGCCCCCGACATGGTGAAGGCGTTGCGCGACCAGTCGCAGGAGGCGCCGAGGCGCTTGAGCTGGTTGATGATCGTGCCGCCGGACTGCTGCTTCCACTCCCAGACCTTCTCGAGGAAGGCCTCGCGGCCCATCTCGCGGCGGGTGGCGTTGTTCTTGTCCTTGGCCAGTTCGCGCTCGACGACCATCTGCGTGGCGATGCCCGCGTGGTCCTGCCCGGGCTGCCAGAGCGTGTCGAAGCCGCGCATCCGGTGCCAGCGCACGAGGATGTCCTGCAGCGTGTTGTTGAACGCGTGGCCCATGTGCAGCGAGCCGGTCACGTTCGGGGGCGGGATCATGATGCAGAAGCTTTCATCGCGCGAGGCGTTGGCCCCGGCCTTGAAGGCTCCGCTGTCTTCCCACGCCTTGTAGATGCGCGCCTCGG
The sequence above is a segment of the Alloyangia pacifica genome. Coding sequences within it:
- the ftsZ gene encoding cell division protein FtsZ; translation: MALNLSMPGQEELKPRITVFGVGGAGGNAVNNMITKQLEGVDFVVANTDAQALQQSLSTAKVQLGVKVTEGLGAGARPSVGSAAAEESIEQIVDHLAGAHMCFITAGMGGGTGTGAAPIIAQAARELGVLTVGVVTKPFQFEGAKRMRQAEDGVEHLQKVVDTLIIIPNQNLFRLANEKTTFTEAFSLADDVLYQGVKGVTDLMVRPGLINLDFADVRAVMDEMGKAMMGTGEADGEDRAIQAAEKAIANPLLDEISLKGAKGVLINITGGHDLTLFELDEAANRIREEVDADANIIVGSTLDDTMEGRMRVSVVATGIDASGSQGEMPVPRRPLSQPLAQPEEQPVAAAPAPQQPVAPQPVAAQAAPQHAPVATQQTYEEDEPSLFGEMGGAQQEVAETDDGLPPPAYRPQPVQRQPDHAPLDVAPDSFVAPRAPGQPSADTMKRLHAAAARNNRQGQPAGARPQQAEPQRAPEAEKPRFGINSLINRMTGHHAHEQQAQPAAPAAPQPQPQARRQPPMQAQRPAPAPAPEEAPEQDRIEIPAFLRRQAN
- the lpxC gene encoding UDP-3-O-acyl-N-acetylglucosamine deacetylase, which encodes MQTTIRSAVSFQGVGLHSGAPVRMTICPAAAEHGIWFKRTDIEIGDALVPARFDAVEISPLCTLIKNRAGVSVSTIEHVMAALAGCGIHNALIEIDGPEVPIVDGSAAPFVRAILARGVRELRAPVRAIEILKTVEVETPGGWARLSPGQGTTMEFHIDFADAAIGTQDKAINLANGSFVRELCDSRTFCRQADVDAMQANGLALGGTYENAVVVDGDKVLSPGGLRHTDEAVRHKMLDALGDLYTAGAPIIGHYTGFKAGHAITNKLLHALFSTDGAYRLTVCDAQMSARLPGAGVERDEIPAVA
- a CDS encoding outer membrane protein assembly factor BamD → MAGGRSRNAVIGAAFSAILLVGCSAQEQPGTGPGGVPIENYTAEQIFERGEFEMERSDAERAAYYFGEVERLYPYSDWAKRALIMQAYSYHRAKDYENSRSAAQRYIDFYPSDEDAAYAQYLLALSYYDQIEEVGRDQGLTFQALQALRTVIERYPDSEYARSSILKFDLAFDHLAAKEMEIGRYYLKRENYGAAISRFRVVVEDFQTTTHTAEALHRLVEAYLSLGLVEEAQSAGAILGYNYRGTQWYQDSYKLLTGRGLELEAAGDSWLAQVYRQMIKGQWI
- the recN gene encoding DNA repair protein RecN, encoding MLRALEIRDLLIIDRLDLNFQPGLNVLTGETGAGKSILLDSLGFVLGWRGRAELVRAGAAQGEVTAVFELSPGHAARAVLNEVGLPVSDELILRRVNSADGRKTAWINDRRASGEVLRRLSETLVELHGQHDDRGLLNPSGHRDILDTYAAVTAELAAARAAWAEQRSARKRLSEAEAALEAVRAEEDFLRHAVAELDKLAPEAGEEAELDARRRMMQAAERIRADIARAGHALGSDGAEGAMADALRWLDGASEGAEGRLDAAISALTRAMAELDEAAREVEDTLEALDFDPRALEDTEERLFAIRGLARKHNVLPDELAPLRETLSARLSALDNSAEELDTLGAELRRTEKAYDAAAAALTEARREAAGRLDAAVAAELAPLKMERAVFRTEIIEASEGPEGRDAVAFTVATNPGAPSGPLNKIASGGELSRFLLALKVCLSEEQGGEVTMIFDEIDRGVGGATAAAVGRRLAALAEGGQVLVVTHSPQVAALGAHHWRVAKRVENDVTLSSVTPLGAGEREDEIARMLAGDTVTPEARAAARALLVG
- a CDS encoding valine--tRNA ligase, whose translation is MAMEKTFNAAEAEARIYKAWEDSGAFKAGANASRDESFCIMIPPPNVTGSLHMGHAFNNTLQDILVRWHRMRGFDTLWQPGQDHAGIATQMVVERELAKDKNNATRREMGREAFLEKVWEWKQQSGGTIINQLKRLGASCDWSRNAFTMSGAEGAPAGEEGNFHDAVIKVFVDMYDKGLIYRGKRLVNWDPHFETAISDLEVENIEVPGHMWHFKYPLAGGETYTYVEKDEDGNVLFSEERDYISIATTRPETMLGDGAVAVHPSDERYAPIVGKLCEIPVGPKEHRRLIPIIVDEYPDPTFGSGAVKITGAHDFNDYGVAKRGGIPCYRLMDTRGAMREDGHPYAEAAEIAQQVARGELDLDEHEADKLNLVPDHLRGLDRFAAREAVIAEITAEGLAVMTEATDPRLGKAAGKAPVAPEEGGEALDEPAQWVPLVESKPIMQPFGDRSKVVIEPMLTDQWFVDTAQIVGPALDAVREGRVRIMPESGEKTYYHWLENIEPWCISRQLWWGHQIPVWHTPGMGDEWRSFCAASEDEAIEKMKAVFGEDAEFLIVEDAAAAEDHLADLLSQGMDYTGVDQRRRPQAIPVFRDPDVLDTWFSSGLWPIGTLGWPEQTPELKKYFPTDVLVTGQDILFFWVARMMMMQLAVVDEIPFKDVYLHGLVRDAKGKKMSKSLGNVVDPLEIIDEYGADALRFTNAAMASLGGVLKLDMQRIAGYRNFGTKLWNAASYAQMNGVFELAHSDAVPETTLPLNRWIKGEVAKTREAVDAALADYRFNDAAQALYAFVWGTFCDWYLEFTKPVFHGEDEAAKAETRATYAWAFDQCLILLHPIMPFVTEELWAQRARPKMLIHADWPEYTAAEMVDAQADAELNWVIRMIEAIRSARAQMHVPAGAYVPCVVKGLTPEARAAYATNEAFVKRYARIEDLTEVEEMPKGTAALALSGGTFGLPLAGIIDVEEEKARLEKALQKLAKELGGLRGRLKNPKFAESAPEEVVQETRDNLAAREEEEAKLRDALARLAELG